The nucleotide sequence TCGAAAGCATCTGACAACCTCCAGACACCAAGGAGCGAGCTTGCGGAGGGAGCGACAGGCAGCTGACACACACTCGCCAAAAGGTCATGTTTCTTAGTTCTGTAATGGGCACCACAGAGACATTGCGAGTGGGCGCTGTGCGATGGGTAGCGTGGGGCAAATGGAGCACCGGAACACAGCCAAGCCCCAACGTGATCATTGCCAACAGCCGAAACCGTCGAATCCTGCTTCAATCCAGACAGCTATCCTTATCCAATACCATCCACCCCCGTCTGAACCATTGTACCATACCCTTACCAGTAGATATTCTCCGGACATGGTTGATAGACTGTGCGGCCCCATCATCAGACCGCATTGCATTGCGTGCTCGCGCCTGCTTCCCAGACCTTACAATCTTGGACATAGTTCAATTCAAAACCAGTGTCTTGTCCCCATGTAACCCTACCAGAGGCTCGGTGATCTTTATGTTTTATTCGCATGTCAGCCCCATCCCTCAGCTACCTATCCCTCTTCACGTTCCCCTAATTTATATGGAGTCTCGCTGCTTCTTGTCGTCGGTGGCTTGAGCTGCCCAGATTTTtgcttctccttctccttaACCTCTATCTCTCCTGCCTCCTGCACGTTGCACGACAAGCTGGAACCAAGACCCTTAGTCACGACGCGATAACCCTCCCATACGACCGCGCGCAACCCACCACCCACTTACCCGGCAGCCAACGGCTTCACCATGTCTAGTCAAAGGGGACGGCAAGATGCCGAAGACACGGGCCGGCGCACCATCCGCCTAGAGATCGATAGGGACTTGGAAATCCAGCGGGCGACAATGTCTCAACCAGCGTCGCCCACATCGACTCGCCGACAGCGCAGGCACTATCCGGGTAGCAAGGGGCCCAGCAGAGGAACTTCAATGTCCCGCCAGCCCGACGAGAGGTCGCCGCTGCTGTCAGGTCCGCCTGCTCAGTATTCGCACCTCCGCCTACCCAGCTCGCACGGCACACCACGATCCCCCCACCTCTCTCGAGAGCAAAGCTACACCTTTGCGACGCGGCATCACCACCGCGGCAACTCCTTCACAACACGACTCTTCCATGCCTTGGCGGATCGCCAAGAGTCGAGCATGGCCGACTCCAAGGGCGCCAGCGGCGCAGACGAGCGGGTGTGGTACGATCAGTTCACGTCGACCGACTGGGTCCGGGACAACATAGCAGACGCTTATCGGGTGAAGGCTCTCATGTCGCGGAAGGACTTTTGGGGGCGCATATATGTTCTGTTTGATGGTGCACAAGGCTGGATCTTGAGTGCCGTGGTGGGTGTCACTGTGGCTATACTGGCCTACATAATCAACGTCAGCGAGGTGACACTTTTTGACCTGAAATACGGCTACTGTGCTCGCGCTTGGTACTTGTCTGAGAAGCAGTGCTGTCCTCACGGTGACTGCATCGACTTCAGACTCTGGGACGAGATAATGCAGGGCTACCCGTTTGGCTACCTCGGAACCGACTACGCCGTCTACATCTGCGCCGTGGTCTTTTTCGCCGTTCTGGCTTGTCTGCTTACCCTCCAGACAAAGACGGTCGTGCCGTCGGCATACAGGCTGACGACACTGGATGAAGACCTGGGTGTCGACCCGGCGCATGCTTCTGAGCCTCCTCACGACCCACACGACGACAGCGGCAGCGCCAATTTGACTCCGCccccggccttggccaaggagaagaaTCTGAACCCTCCCATGATTTACTACTCGGCTGCTGGAAGTGGCGTGGCCGAAGTCCGCGTTATCCTCAGCGGCTTCGTTCTCCACGGGTTCTTGGGAGCTAAAACATTGCTAATCAAGTCTGCTGGCCTCATTCTCAGTGTGGCGTCAGGTTTGAGTTTGGGTAAAGAGGGTCCTTATGTTCACATAGCAACCTGTGTGGGCAACATTGCATGTCGTCTTTTTGCAAAATACGACTACAACGATGCCAAGAGGCGTGAGGTtctgtcggcggcggcggcggcaggtgTTGCAGTTGCATTCGGTGCTCCCCTGAGCGGTGTACTCTTTGGACTTGAGGAGGTGGCCTACTTCTTCCCAGCCAAGACGCTCTTTCGCACCTTCTTCTGCTGCATAACCGCAGCACTCACCCTCAAGTTTCTGAATCCTTATGGTACCCACAAGATCGTCATGTTCCAAGTTCATTACAAGCAGGATTGGGAGTATTTTGAGATCTTCAGCTTCATTCTCATTGGTGTATTGGGCGGCGCCGCCGGTGCCATGTTCATCAAGGCTTCACGCCGTTGGGCTCAGTCCTTCCGCCGAGTTCCAGTCGTCAAGCAGCACCCGTTACTCGAAGTTGTGCTGGTGGCACTGATCACGGGCCTGATTGGCTACTGGAACGTGCTCACGAAGCTGCCTGTGGCTAAGCTCTTGTACAACCTCGCCGCGCCTTGTGACGACACGGATAACAACCTGGAGGAGCTCGGTATCTGCCCCGACAACCGTGACGATATTGGAGCTACCATCACTAGACTGTTCGGTGCATTCTTGGTCAAGGGATTCCTTACCATTGTGACTTTTGGCATTGTAAGTGCTCACTCGGTATCATATAGACCAAGTTTCGGTTCTGATCATTTGCTGATGAAATTGAACCATACAGAAAGTTCCAGCAGGCATCTACGTGCCATCTATGGTTGTTGGTGGCCTCATGGGTCGAATAATTGGACATTGCGTCCAATGGTTTGTGCTCACTACCCACACTTGGACGATTTGGGGAACCTGCTCCCAGGTTGGCGATGCGAGCTGCATACAGCCGGGAGTCTATGCGCTGATTGCCGCAGGTGCCACCATGTGCGGTGTCACTCGTCTCTCCGTCACCCTTGCGGTAATTCTGTTTGAGTTGACGGGCAGCCTGGACTATGTGTTGCCTTTCTCCCTCTCTGTCCTGGTGGCCAAATGGACGGCTGATGCCATTGAGCCTCTGAGTGTTTACGTAAGTGTAGCTGCGCAACTGGTTTGTCTGATTGTTTCAGGATCGGCCTGACTAACTGACCACGGAATTCAGGACCTTTTGACCAACATGAACTCATACCCGTATCTCAACAACAAGCACAAGCCCATCTTCACATCTGACCTTGGAGATATTGTCCCTCGCATAAGGCGCGAGAGGATTATCGACATCACAAACTCGCCGCTCGTCGCTGCCGTCAGCCTGCGCGACAAACTCAACGTTCTACACCAGAGGGGAGAGCTTGACGGCGGACTACCCATCGTGCGTGACGGGACACTGGTTGGGCTCATCCCTGCACCAGATCTCGAGTTTGCCCTGGACAAcctcgaggatgaggagtcAGCCATGTGCTTGATGGCCGATGTGCCTAGcgttgatgacgatgacgatggggAGCCTGACCCCTCGGACTTGACACGTTATATTGATCCGGTATGTTCCTTTTTGTGGAGTGGCAGGGCATCGGTGGCCGACGAGAATAATGCGTGGGAATCTCTTACTAACAACCCCGGATGATCAGGCACCTGTTGCACTTGACATCAGATCACCACTGGATCTGGTCTACGAGTGCTTCGTCAAGCTCGGCTTGAGGTATATTTGTGTGCTTCGCGATGGCAAATTTGCCGGAATCGTATGTTTCCCAGCCCCACAACAACCCCGTTCAACACCCACGAGGGGCCTCATCTTGCAGTACATTGCTAACGTATCGATATCCAGGCACACAAGAAAACATTTGTGAAATATATTCGCGATCTGGAAGAGCGGGAGGGTGCCACACCGAGGTAACAGGGACAGAACATGTCAGCAATCACGGGATATTtcaagtcttttttttcttatctaTTTTTAAGAAAACTTCACTTCAAGCACGTGGCATCTAGCCACGCTCTGGCTGTAAGATTGTAGATAAGGTGTGCGAGCATTCAACCCATTCCATCGTCGCAGTGACATGCTTGACTGATGGGCGGTTGACCGCGGGAGCATTGGGAGGACTACTAGAGCGAAGGGGGGCAttttcttgttggttttGAGCTGGCCGGGAGggttcttcttctcctttttaTAAGCCCTCCAGTCTTCAACCAGTAATATATTAATCTGAGcctggatggcgtcgtggtaTAATAGTATTAGTCGGGTTCATATGTACCTACGGTACTGACAGTTCATGTCAGGTAGCCCTGGAACACCATGGGCCGCATGTGGCCGGCATAATATACCTAGGCAGTCGCACGGCGAGTTCAACCAAGCATCAGTCCCGATTGACCAAACGTCTTCCACGTCATTGATAGCCTCCAGTTTCCAGCTGATAAATTCAGGGATGGGTCTTGTTTGGCAGGATCTGCCACAACTTTATTGTGTTGGTAGACCAGAAACAATGAGGCCGGCAAGGTGGtgactcttttctttttttcactttTCGGTCACGTTCTAGCTGGCACACAAACAGAGAGCTGCCAGACCAATCTGGGAAATTACAGTCTGCCTCACTGCGTACTCTCCTTTCTGCCTGCCTGCGTACATACCTTCCCTCTTCCTCTTTCCTCCCCTCCTCTCCTTTCCTTTCTGACCAAAAATTTGTTCCACAATCTTCGGATTGTGTATCTGTTGACAACCCATTCCAAACGATTCGTCGGGGTCGATACATTGGTGCATCCCCATATCAGCAGCTGCCCCTGCTGATAGCACCAAAATTGTGTACAGACACCAAACCCCTCCTCCCTTTTACGCAAATCAGTCCACTAGAATTCCGGTCCTGTTCTCACCCGTATGGGATTTGAACATTTGCCTTTATTGGCATTCTACCTTACGTCTCTTCCTCCAGACGCATACGGCTTATCGGCCAGTAGCTTCGCTGGTGCGTCCGGAACGCCAGTATGGCAGACCCATCTTCGCCACCATCTGATACGAACTCCCGACAGGAAGTTGTCGAGATCAAGCAAGAGGTTGCCGACGGAGATCAATCTGCCAGATATCGTTTCGACGCTATCTCCAACGCAGTCAACAACAATAACGTCATCTTGGACAATATTGCCGGCACTGCCATCGTTTTAACCTTCGGCGACGACAATAACACACAACTTCCGGGTGATCTTAACTATGAACGCCGTTTACCGCTTCGCCTCGATCGAATGGGAGACCAACACCAGCTGGTAAGTTTTAACCTATCCCAAAATAACGAACTGGTCGCTGACGTTTTGCAGATTGCACATATGGCACACGGTGCTTTACCCGCCCCGCCTTCATTTCCTGACAGATCCAAGTCCAGCCTGCCTGGTTCATCCGGCCGGTCTTCGTCTCCTGACCTTCCTATCTCTCCCGACCGTCCTACCTCATTTAACCGTCTTACATCTCCTGGCGCTCTTACTCCACCTAACCCTTTTACTTTTCCTCCTGGTCAAATGAATGGCCATCTTTCCGGCATCCCTCCCTCAAACAGTGacgattcgtctgacggaaCAACCTCATCTCTGTCAGCAGATAGAGATCAGCAGGGCAGCTTACTTCCACCTTTTACGCTTTGATATTATTCCTTCAGATCGTAGTACTCCTTTTATAGGAGTACGACGCATTAAGGAGACTTTCCAGGTCATGAGACAGCGCCCTCCCTGGCTGTGGCTAGGGACGATGCTCCGCCTGACCGCCGAGATGCTATATTCGACTACCACGACCAAGAAGTGCGGTTCAATTGGTTACGAGGATATTGCCTCGCGTTCGACAAAGTATGCAGTTAATTGGACTTGGGTGAAAATGTTTCCGAGGGCTTGTCTGAAAGTCACTTCGAGCTTACTGGCTGGCTTGTGCTAAGAAAGTG is from Pyricularia oryzae 70-15 chromosome 2, whole genome shotgun sequence and encodes:
- a CDS encoding chloride channel protein 3, which codes for MSSQRGRQDAEDTGRRTIRLEIDRDLEIQRATMSQPASPTSTRRQRRHYPGSKGPSRGTSMSRQPDERSPLLSGPPAQYSHLRLPSSHGTPRSPHLSREQSYTFATRHHHRGNSFTTRLFHALADRQESSMADSKGASGADERVWYDQFTSTDWVRDNIADAYRVKALMSRKDFWGRIYVLFDGAQGWILSAVVGVTVAILAYIINVSEVTLFDLKYGYCARAWYLSEKQCCPHGDCIDFRLWDEIMQGYPFGYLGTDYAVYICAVVFFAVLACLLTLQTKTVVPSAYRLTTLDEDLGVDPAHASEPPHDPHDDSGSANLTPPPALAKEKNLNPPMIYYSAAGSGVAEVRVILSGFVLHGFLGAKTLLIKSAGLILSVASGLSLGKEGPYVHIATCVGNIACRLFAKYDYNDAKRREVLSAAAAAGVAVAFGAPLSGVLFGLEEVAYFFPAKTLFRTFFCCITAALTLKFLNPYGTHKIVMFQVHYKQDWEYFEIFSFILIGVLGGAAGAMFIKASRRWAQSFRRVPVVKQHPLLEVVLVALITGLIGYWNVLTKLPVAKLLYNLAAPCDDTDNNLEELGICPDNRDDIGATITRLFGAFLVKGFLTIVTFGIKVPAGIYVPSMVVGGLMGRIIGHCVQWFVLTTHTWTIWGTCSQVGDASCIQPGVYALIAAGATMCGVTRLSVTLAVILFELTGSLDYVLPFSLSVLVAKWTADAIEPLSVYDLLTNMNSYPYLNNKHKPIFTSDLGDIVPRIRRERIIDITNSPLVAAVSLRDKLNVLHQRGELDGGLPIVRDGTLVGLIPAPDLEFALDNLEDEESAMCLMADVPSVDDDDDGEPDPSDLTRYIDPAPVALDIRSPLDLVYECFVKLGLRYICVLRDGKFAGIAHKKTFVKYIRDLEEREGATPR